A region of Pseudoxanthomonas sp. CF385 DNA encodes the following proteins:
- the fliS gene encoding flagellar export chaperone FliS yields the protein MSLQSYAAQYRNTGLSSAVMEADPHRLVALLLGGACERLRLAEACVERGDLARKGKAIGEVSAIIGHLNGSLDHEAGGEIAGSLSALYDYVQTRLIEANLHNDASALRESLDLLGEIESAWNAIPAEQRQAPAMAAAR from the coding sequence ATGTCACTTCAATCGTATGCCGCGCAGTACCGCAACACCGGCCTCAGCAGCGCCGTGATGGAGGCCGACCCGCATCGCCTCGTCGCATTGCTGCTGGGCGGCGCCTGCGAGCGCCTGCGCCTGGCGGAAGCCTGCGTGGAGCGCGGCGACCTGGCGCGCAAGGGCAAGGCCATCGGCGAAGTCAGCGCGATCATCGGCCACCTCAACGGCTCGCTGGACCACGAAGCCGGCGGCGAGATCGCCGGCAGCCTCTCGGCGCTGTACGACTACGTGCAGACCCGCCTGATCGAAGCCAACCTGCACAACGACGCTTCCGCGCTGCGCGAGTCCCTGGACCTGCTGGGCGAGATCGAATCGGCCTGGAACGCGATTCCCGCCGAACAGCGCCAGGCGCCGGCCATGGCGGCCGCGCGATGA
- a CDS encoding PilZ domain-containing protein: MAAPVVLVEHPAEHALFDGALTCDVVLPVRFTLGARPVMQGPAEALLQGLAVAEDVRGDDPDDRKEATPSQQRIEAKLDLVLSLLGRLARRQDDMLPVTSLRWSHRGLRLDIASPLGADTGADGVVTLQPATWLSDHIELPARVLAQVEGLNTHHLWLQFEGLGAGLAEAMDRHLFRLHRRQVAEARQSHLSPRR; this comes from the coding sequence GTGGCTGCGCCCGTCGTCCTGGTGGAGCATCCGGCCGAACACGCGCTGTTCGACGGTGCGCTGACCTGCGACGTCGTGCTGCCCGTCCGTTTCACCCTCGGCGCGCGCCCGGTGATGCAGGGTCCGGCCGAAGCCCTGTTGCAGGGGCTTGCCGTGGCCGAGGATGTGCGCGGCGACGACCCGGACGACCGCAAGGAAGCCACCCCCAGCCAGCAACGCATCGAAGCCAAGCTCGACCTCGTGCTGTCGCTGCTCGGACGCCTCGCGCGCCGCCAGGACGACATGCTGCCGGTCACCTCGCTGCGCTGGTCGCACCGCGGGCTGCGGCTGGATATCGCGTCGCCGCTCGGTGCCGACACCGGCGCCGACGGCGTGGTGACCCTGCAACCGGCGACCTGGTTGAGCGACCACATCGAACTCCCCGCGCGCGTGCTTGCGCAGGTCGAAGGCCTGAACACGCATCACCTGTGGCTGCAGTTCGAAGGGTTGGGTGCTGGCCTGGCCGAAGCCATGGACCGTCACCTGTTCCGGCTGCACCGCCGGCAGGTCGCCGAAGCGCGGCAGTCGCACCTGTCCCCCCGCAGGTAA
- a CDS encoding response regulator transcription factor: protein MRVLIVDDHTLVRAGISRLLQALPDVDVVAEACNAQQALDMAAIHRPEIILLDLSLPDRSGLDLLPLLHESLPQVRVVMMSMHNDPTQVRVALDRGCAGFVVKEAAPMELELALRAAANGQVFLSPQVSSKMLAPMLNPQRPTGIAALSPRQREILRQLGSGMSSKEIAAQLGISVKTVETHRARMMESLGCRRANDLLLLAARHQHELA from the coding sequence GTGCGTGTACTCATCGTCGACGACCACACCCTGGTCCGCGCCGGCATCAGCCGGCTGCTGCAGGCATTGCCCGACGTGGACGTCGTGGCCGAAGCCTGCAATGCCCAGCAGGCGCTCGACATGGCGGCCATCCACCGTCCCGAGATCATCCTGCTCGACCTGTCGCTGCCCGACCGCAGCGGCCTGGACCTGCTGCCGCTGCTGCACGAATCGCTGCCGCAGGTGCGCGTGGTGATGATGTCGATGCACAACGATCCCACCCAGGTGCGTGTCGCGCTCGATCGCGGCTGCGCAGGCTTCGTCGTCAAGGAAGCCGCGCCGATGGAACTCGAGCTCGCCCTGCGCGCCGCCGCCAACGGCCAGGTGTTCCTGAGCCCGCAGGTGTCGTCGAAAATGCTGGCACCGATGCTCAATCCGCAGCGTCCGACCGGCATTGCGGCGTTGTCGCCCCGCCAGCGCGAGATCCTGCGCCAGCTGGGCAGCGGCATGAGCAGCAAGGAAATCGCCGCGCAGCTCGGCATCAGCGTCAAGACCGTGGAAACGCACCGCGCGCGCATGATGGAATCGCTCGGCTGCCGCCGCGCCAACGACCTGCTGTTGCTGGCCGCGCGCCACCAGCACGAATTGGCCTGA
- the rpoN gene encoding RNA polymerase factor sigma-54, protein MKTGLSTQLGQQLHLTPQLLQSIRLLQLDGLQLEMEVRRALELNPLLEIEESHDAATAGELDDVPAQDTAAVETAAFDELPESNLWDVPGAGWQDGDDDRMQRVAAGESTDPHVRVLDRLALELDERALEVVAFWLEHTNDAGYLEQAPDALALLASARFDLRTEVVLGLRDRLLRGEFPGLCAADVRECLLVQLDCLDGRVPARRVAQRIIAEGLALLAAHEYDALARLLDLDTHQVMEGVRLVLSLDARPGASLAPAPSGYIIPDVVAWHADCAWRVALNPASTPRIRVNAMQERALEQAEASPGAGKLRELLQEARWLTRGLSIRYDTLLRTARAIVERQAGFLAHGDEAMAPLTLKEIADEIGMHESTISRITTGKYMQTPRGTFELKHFFAVRLEGANVSGPAVRAMVRRLIDSEPAGKPLADEAIAGLLARQGIHIARRTVAKYREQLDIAPARERRRATVSVLAKAG, encoded by the coding sequence ATGAAGACGGGTCTTTCCACCCAGCTGGGCCAACAGCTCCACCTGACGCCGCAGTTGCTGCAGTCCATCCGCCTGCTGCAGCTCGACGGCTTGCAGCTGGAAATGGAAGTGCGCCGCGCGCTGGAGCTCAATCCGCTGCTCGAGATCGAAGAATCCCACGACGCCGCCACCGCCGGCGAACTGGACGACGTGCCCGCCCAGGACACCGCCGCGGTCGAGACCGCCGCGTTCGACGAACTGCCCGAGTCCAACCTGTGGGACGTCCCCGGCGCCGGCTGGCAGGACGGCGACGACGACCGCATGCAGCGCGTGGCCGCCGGCGAATCCACCGACCCGCACGTCCGCGTGCTCGACCGCCTGGCCCTGGAGCTGGACGAACGCGCACTGGAAGTCGTGGCGTTCTGGCTGGAACACACCAACGACGCCGGCTACCTGGAACAGGCCCCCGACGCGCTGGCCCTGCTGGCGTCGGCCCGCTTCGACCTGCGCACCGAGGTCGTGCTCGGCCTGCGCGACCGCCTGCTGCGCGGCGAATTCCCCGGCCTGTGCGCCGCCGACGTGCGCGAGTGCCTGCTGGTGCAGCTGGACTGCCTGGACGGCCGCGTGCCGGCCCGCCGTGTCGCCCAGCGCATCATCGCCGAGGGCCTGGCCCTGCTGGCCGCCCACGAATACGACGCCCTCGCCCGCCTGCTGGACCTGGACACCCACCAGGTGATGGAAGGCGTGCGCCTGGTGCTGTCGCTGGATGCCCGCCCGGGCGCGTCGCTGGCCCCGGCCCCGTCGGGCTACATCATCCCGGACGTGGTCGCCTGGCACGCCGACTGCGCCTGGCGCGTGGCCCTGAACCCGGCCAGCACCCCGCGCATCCGCGTGAACGCGATGCAGGAGCGCGCCCTGGAGCAGGCCGAGGCCTCGCCCGGCGCCGGCAAGCTGCGCGAACTGCTGCAGGAAGCGCGCTGGCTGACCCGCGGCCTGTCGATCCGCTACGACACCCTGCTGCGCACCGCGCGTGCCATCGTCGAGCGCCAGGCCGGGTTCCTGGCCCACGGCGACGAAGCGATGGCGCCGCTGACGCTGAAGGAGATCGCCGACGAGATCGGCATGCACGAATCCACGATTTCGCGCATCACCACCGGCAAGTACATGCAGACCCCGCGGGGCACGTTCGAGCTGAAGCATTTCTTCGCCGTGCGACTGGAAGGCGCGAACGTCTCCGGCCCCGCCGTGCGCGCCATGGTGCGCCGCCTGATCGATTCCGAGCCGGCCGGCAAGCCGCTGGCCGACGAGGCGATCGCCGGCCTGCTGGCCCGGCAGGGCATTCACATTGCCCGCCGAACTGTGGCGAAGTACCGGGAACAGCTCGATATCGCTCCCGCCCGGGAACGCCGACGCGCTACCGTATCCGTCTTGGCCAAGGCCGGATAA
- a CDS encoding response regulator transcription factor: protein MSKITVLLVDDHEGFINAALRHLRKVEWLDVVGRASNGLEAIERSETLRPDVVLMDLAMPEMGGLQATRLIKTQDAPPFVVIASHFDDAEHREHAMRAGADDFVSKLSYIQEVLPILERFKERRHE, encoded by the coding sequence ATGAGCAAGATCACCGTACTGCTGGTGGACGACCACGAAGGCTTCATCAACGCCGCCCTGCGCCACCTGCGCAAGGTGGAGTGGCTGGATGTCGTGGGCCGCGCCAGCAACGGCCTGGAAGCCATCGAACGCTCCGAGACCCTGCGTCCGGACGTGGTGCTGATGGACCTGGCCATGCCGGAGATGGGCGGCCTGCAGGCCACGCGCCTGATCAAGACCCAGGACGCGCCCCCCTTCGTGGTGATCGCAAGCCACTTCGACGACGCCGAACACCGCGAACATGCCATGCGGGCCGGCGCCGACGATTTCGTCAGCAAGCTTTCCTACATCCAGGAAGTCTTGCCCATCCTCGAACGATTCAAAGAGCGCCGCCATGAGTGA
- a CDS encoding sigma-54 dependent transcriptional regulator — translation MSESRILVIDTDAARAERVAGLLEFMDLTPRWVVSAGDVDVQRQRPHDWLAVVVGSLEDQKAADAFFGWLGKAQLPPPVLLLQGDTAAFAAAHGLHEAGVWALESPIRHAQLEACLRRASLKRLDTEHQAQQVSTSGPTGNSPAVTRLRRMIDQVAAFDTTVLVLGESGTGKEVVARAIHDQSPRRDGPFVAINCGAIPAELLESELFGHEKGAFTGALSARKGRFEMAEGGTLLLDEIGDMSLPMQVKLLRVLQERSFERVGGNQTIRCNVRVIAATHRNLEQRIADGHFREDLFYRLNVFPIEMPALRERADDLPSLVATIAAQLARTGRGEVQFAHDTLQALRQYSWPGNVRELTNLVERLAVLHPGGLVRVHDLPKRYQPDNLPALDALPVAAVAAPVESVSAPVAATPTTERLPEAGIDLREHIAQIELNLIRDALDRAGGVVAHAAQLLGLRRTTLVEKLRKYGVEREDALATEN, via the coding sequence ATGAGTGAATCCCGCATCCTCGTCATCGACACCGACGCCGCCCGCGCAGAGCGCGTGGCCGGCCTGCTCGAGTTCATGGACCTCACGCCGCGCTGGGTCGTCAGTGCCGGTGACGTGGATGTGCAGCGGCAGCGCCCGCACGACTGGCTCGCCGTCGTGGTCGGCTCGCTGGAAGACCAGAAGGCCGCCGACGCGTTCTTCGGCTGGCTGGGCAAGGCCCAGCTGCCGCCGCCGGTGCTGCTGCTGCAGGGCGACACCGCCGCCTTCGCCGCCGCCCACGGCCTGCACGAAGCCGGCGTCTGGGCGCTGGAAAGCCCGATCCGCCACGCGCAGCTGGAAGCCTGCCTGCGCCGCGCCAGCCTCAAGCGGCTGGACACCGAACACCAGGCCCAGCAGGTCAGCACCAGCGGCCCCACCGGCAACAGCCCGGCGGTGACCCGCCTGCGCCGGATGATCGACCAGGTCGCCGCGTTCGACACCACCGTGCTGGTGCTGGGCGAATCCGGTACCGGCAAGGAAGTCGTCGCCCGCGCCATCCACGACCAGTCCCCGCGCCGCGACGGGCCGTTCGTGGCGATCAACTGCGGCGCGATCCCCGCCGAGCTGCTGGAAAGCGAACTGTTCGGCCACGAGAAAGGCGCCTTCACCGGCGCGCTGAGCGCCCGCAAGGGCCGCTTCGAGATGGCCGAGGGCGGCACCCTGCTGCTGGACGAGATCGGCGACATGAGCCTGCCGATGCAGGTCAAGCTGCTGCGCGTGCTGCAGGAACGCAGCTTCGAGCGCGTCGGCGGCAACCAGACGATCCGCTGCAACGTGCGCGTGATCGCGGCCACCCACCGCAATCTGGAACAGCGCATCGCCGACGGCCACTTCCGCGAAGACCTGTTCTACCGCCTCAACGTGTTCCCGATCGAGATGCCGGCGCTGCGCGAGCGCGCCGACGACCTGCCCTCGCTGGTCGCCACCATCGCCGCGCAGCTGGCCCGCACCGGCCGGGGCGAGGTGCAGTTCGCCCACGACACCCTGCAGGCGCTGCGCCAGTACAGCTGGCCGGGCAACGTGCGCGAGCTGACCAACCTGGTCGAGCGCCTGGCCGTGCTGCACCCGGGCGGCCTGGTGCGCGTGCACGACCTGCCCAAGCGCTACCAGCCGGACAACCTGCCGGCGCTCGACGCCCTGCCGGTGGCCGCGGTGGCCGCCCCGGTCGAAAGCGTCTCCGCCCCCGTGGCCGCCACACCGACCACGGAGCGCCTGCCCGAGGCCGGCATCGACCTGCGCGAACACATCGCCCAGATCGAACTGAACCTGATCCGCGACGCGCTGGACCGCGCCGGTGGCGTGGTCGCCCACGCCGCGCAGCTGCTGGGCCTGCGCCGCACCACCCTGGTGGAAAAGCTGCGCAAGTACGGCGTCGAGCGCGAAGACGCCCTGGCGACGGAAAACTGA
- the fliE gene encoding flagellar hook-basal body complex protein FliE produces MSDVTSILSQIRSYQHQLGTRALEPMPNPGAFTPNGVGFEQPGVKAPSFGETLQNALEGVNGAQKNAGALAQAFELGDPRADLARVMVAAQQSQVAFRATVEVRNRLVQAYQDVMNMPL; encoded by the coding sequence ATGTCCGACGTCACCTCCATCCTCTCGCAGATTCGCAGCTACCAGCACCAGCTGGGCACCCGCGCCTTGGAGCCGATGCCGAACCCGGGCGCGTTCACGCCCAACGGGGTCGGCTTCGAACAGCCCGGCGTCAAGGCGCCGAGCTTCGGCGAGACGCTGCAGAACGCGCTGGAAGGCGTCAACGGCGCGCAGAAGAACGCAGGTGCGCTCGCCCAGGCCTTCGAGCTCGGCGATCCGCGCGCGGACCTGGCCCGGGTGATGGTGGCGGCGCAGCAGTCGCAGGTCGCCTTCCGCGCCACCGTCGAAGTCCGCAACCGCCTGGTGCAGGCCTACCAGGACGTCATGAACATGCCGTTGTAA
- the fliF gene encoding flagellar basal-body MS-ring/collar protein FliF: MALTLSKEALKESLTADKAGAALTKIQDARVFKQMGTLLLIAGAVALGLFVFFWSQKPAYTPLYTGLDAKATAEATDMLRAAQIPFQLDQGTGAISVPEENLHDARLKLAGAGLAESGRLGFEMMERDPGFGVSQFVENARYQHALETELVRTITTLRPVRDARVHLAIPKPSAFTRQREVASASVVLDLRSGAMLERNQVDAIVHLVSSSIPDLAPERVTVVDQSGRMLTISDPNSEAALNAAQFERVRKLETSFNDRIRELLEPLTGPGRINAEVAVDMDFSVTEEARETFANDPAKIRSEQVSQNTVAAAGPEGVPGATSNTPPGPNAAAAPNPAAPTETASSATRNFEMDRTLQHTRQPAGRVRRVTAAVLVDHVPRTGENGKVVMTALDAATLTRIEALVKEAVGFDAARGDSVSVMNAPFVRETDKPEDIPFWESPWLHNPMLRDVARYGIGALVVILLLFGVLRPAMRQIIDPKAKKASRNDDDGIDVTVIDDDDADARAVAALSHDELPPMRALPSDAYEDRLRQAREAVKTDSKQVAQVVKDWVANDE, translated from the coding sequence ATGGCCCTCACGCTGTCCAAGGAAGCCCTGAAGGAATCGCTGACCGCCGACAAGGCAGGCGCGGCGCTGACCAAGATCCAGGACGCGCGCGTGTTCAAGCAGATGGGCACGCTGCTGCTGATCGCCGGCGCCGTCGCGCTGGGCCTGTTCGTGTTCTTCTGGTCGCAGAAGCCGGCCTACACCCCGCTGTACACCGGCCTGGACGCCAAGGCCACCGCCGAAGCCACCGACATGCTGCGCGCGGCGCAGATCCCGTTCCAGCTGGACCAGGGCACCGGTGCCATCTCGGTGCCGGAGGAAAACCTGCACGACGCCCGCCTGAAGCTGGCCGGCGCCGGCCTGGCCGAGAGCGGCCGCCTGGGCTTCGAGATGATGGAACGCGACCCGGGTTTCGGCGTCAGCCAGTTCGTCGAGAACGCGCGCTACCAGCACGCGCTGGAAACCGAACTTGTCCGCACGATCACCACGCTGCGTCCGGTGCGCGACGCGCGCGTGCACCTGGCCATCCCCAAGCCGTCCGCCTTCACCCGCCAGCGCGAGGTCGCCAGCGCGTCCGTCGTGCTGGACCTGCGTTCCGGCGCCATGCTGGAGCGCAACCAGGTGGATGCCATCGTCCACCTGGTCTCGTCCTCGATCCCGGACCTGGCGCCGGAGCGCGTCACCGTGGTCGACCAGAGCGGCCGCATGCTCACCATCAGCGATCCGAACAGCGAGGCCGCGCTCAACGCCGCCCAGTTCGAGCGCGTGCGCAAGCTGGAAACCTCCTTCAACGACCGCATCCGCGAACTGCTGGAGCCGCTGACCGGCCCGGGCCGCATCAATGCCGAGGTCGCGGTGGACATGGACTTCTCGGTCACCGAGGAGGCCCGTGAAACCTTCGCCAACGACCCGGCCAAGATCCGCAGCGAACAGGTCAGCCAGAACACCGTCGCCGCCGCCGGCCCCGAAGGCGTGCCCGGCGCGACCAGCAACACCCCGCCCGGCCCGAACGCCGCGGCCGCGCCGAACCCCGCCGCGCCGACCGAGACCGCGAGCAGCGCGACCCGCAACTTCGAAATGGACCGTACGCTGCAGCACACCCGCCAGCCGGCCGGTCGCGTGCGCCGCGTCACCGCCGCCGTGCTGGTCGACCACGTGCCGCGCACCGGCGAGAACGGCAAGGTCGTCATGACCGCGCTGGACGCCGCCACCCTGACCCGCATCGAAGCGCTGGTGAAGGAAGCCGTGGGCTTCGACGCCGCGCGCGGCGACTCGGTCTCGGTGATGAACGCGCCGTTCGTGCGCGAAACCGACAAGCCCGAGGACATCCCGTTCTGGGAAAGCCCCTGGCTGCACAACCCGATGCTGCGCGACGTGGCCCGCTACGGCATCGGCGCGCTGGTGGTGATCCTGCTGCTGTTCGGCGTGCTCCGCCCAGCCATGCGCCAGATCATCGACCCGAAGGCGAAGAAGGCCTCGCGCAACGACGACGACGGCATCGATGTCACCGTAATCGATGATGACGATGCCGACGCCCGCGCGGTCGCCGCCCTCTCGCACGACGAACTGCCGCCGATGCGCGCCCTGCCCTCCGATGCCTACGAGGACCGGCTGCGCCAGGCGCGCGAAGCGGTGAAGACCGATTCCAAGCAGGTCGCGCAGGTGGTCAAGGACTGGGTGGCCAACGATGAATAA
- the fliG gene encoding flagellar motor switch protein FliG: MNNAQDNALSGVQRAAVLLLSLGEQDAAEVLKHMNAKEVQKLGIAMATISGVSREQVMQVMANFGEALDKQTSLGMGADDYVRNVLVQALGADKAGGLIDRILLGRNTTGLDTLKWMDPRAISDLVRNEHPQIIAIVLAHLDSDQAADTLKLLPERTRTDVLLRIATLDGIPPNALNELNEIMERQFAGNQNLKASSIGGVKVAANILNFMDSGQDQAILGNITQVDADLGARIQDLMFVFDNLADLGDRELQALLREVPNDRLGLALRGADAKVKEKITRNMSQRAAQILLEDMEARGPVRLSDVEGAQKEILAIVRRLADQGVISLMAGAEEMV, translated from the coding sequence ATGAATAACGCACAGGACAACGCCCTCAGCGGCGTGCAGCGCGCGGCCGTGCTGCTGCTCTCGCTCGGCGAGCAGGATGCCGCCGAAGTGCTCAAGCACATGAACGCCAAGGAAGTGCAGAAGCTGGGCATCGCCATGGCCACCATCTCCGGCGTCAGCCGCGAGCAGGTCATGCAGGTGATGGCGAACTTCGGCGAAGCCCTCGACAAGCAGACATCCCTCGGCATGGGCGCGGACGACTACGTGCGCAACGTGCTGGTGCAGGCGCTGGGCGCCGACAAGGCCGGCGGCCTGATCGACCGCATCCTGCTGGGCCGCAACACCACCGGCCTGGACACGCTGAAGTGGATGGATCCGCGCGCGATCTCCGACCTGGTGCGCAATGAACACCCGCAGATCATCGCCATCGTGCTGGCCCACCTGGACAGCGACCAGGCCGCCGACACCCTCAAGCTGCTGCCCGAGCGCACCCGCACCGACGTGCTGCTGCGCATCGCCACGCTGGACGGTATCCCGCCGAACGCGCTGAACGAGCTCAACGAGATCATGGAGCGCCAGTTCGCCGGCAACCAGAACCTCAAGGCTTCCAGCATCGGTGGCGTGAAGGTCGCGGCGAACATCCTCAACTTCATGGACTCGGGCCAGGACCAGGCCATCCTCGGCAACATCACGCAGGTCGACGCCGACCTCGGCGCGCGCATCCAGGACCTGATGTTCGTGTTCGACAACCTCGCCGACCTGGGCGATCGCGAACTGCAGGCGCTGCTGCGCGAAGTCCCGAACGACCGCCTCGGCCTGGCGCTGCGTGGCGCCGACGCCAAGGTGAAGGAAAAGATCACCCGCAACATGTCCCAGCGCGCGGCGCAGATCCTGCTGGAAGACATGGAAGCCCGCGGCCCCGTCCGCCTGTCCGACGTGGAAGGCGCGCAGAAGGAAATCCTCGCGATCGTGCGCCGCCTGGCTGACCAGGGCGTCATCTCGCTGATGGCCGGCGCCGAGGAAATGGTATGA
- a CDS encoding FliI/YscN family ATPase encodes MSAQPLEWLTARDLRLSARLSQINPELGGRGLIREGILRRAVGLTLEAIGCEAPMGATCKVEVVDGGWVDAEVVGFAGERTYLMPSAELHGLLPNARVVPSRRRGGVEVGEGLLGRVIDSDGVPLDGRGPIRAEGSVGLAGVAINPLSREPITQPLDVGVRAINALLPIGRGQRVGLFAGSGVGKSTLLGMMTKYTAADVIVVGLIGERGREVRDFVESTLGPVGLARAVVVASPADRPPLARLQGAYRATAIAEWFRDQGLNVLLLMDSLTRFAQAQREIGLSVGEPPTTRGYPPSVFARLPALVERAGNGAKGRGSITAFYTVLTEGDDPQDPIADAARAILDGHILLSRRVADSGLYPAIDVESSVSRVVTEIADETWRDRIRKLKRLLSAYNSNRDLIAIGAYQRGNDPTVDEALERWPEIVEFLGQDVARAADLPSSRAALETLIQRNAPVGIPMPDGLQ; translated from the coding sequence ATGAGCGCCCAGCCGCTGGAATGGCTGACCGCGCGCGACCTGCGCCTGTCGGCGCGGCTGTCGCAGATCAATCCCGAACTCGGTGGCCGCGGCCTGATCCGCGAGGGCATCCTGCGCCGGGCCGTCGGCCTGACCCTGGAAGCCATCGGCTGCGAAGCGCCGATGGGCGCCACCTGCAAGGTGGAAGTCGTCGACGGCGGCTGGGTGGATGCCGAAGTCGTCGGCTTCGCCGGCGAACGCACCTATCTGATGCCCAGCGCCGAATTGCATGGCCTGTTGCCGAACGCGCGCGTGGTGCCCTCGCGCCGCCGCGGCGGTGTGGAAGTCGGCGAAGGCCTGCTGGGTCGGGTCATCGACAGCGACGGCGTGCCGCTCGACGGCCGCGGCCCGATCCGCGCCGAAGGCAGCGTCGGCCTGGCCGGCGTGGCGATCAACCCGCTGTCCCGCGAACCGATCACCCAGCCGCTGGACGTCGGCGTGCGCGCGATCAACGCATTGCTGCCGATCGGCCGTGGCCAGCGCGTGGGCCTGTTCGCCGGCTCGGGCGTCGGCAAGTCGACGCTGCTGGGCATGATGACCAAGTACACCGCCGCCGACGTGATCGTCGTCGGCCTGATCGGCGAACGTGGCCGCGAAGTGCGCGATTTCGTCGAAAGCACGCTCGGCCCGGTGGGCCTGGCGCGCGCCGTGGTCGTCGCCAGCCCGGCCGACCGTCCGCCATTGGCGCGGCTGCAGGGCGCTTACCGCGCCACCGCGATCGCCGAGTGGTTCCGCGACCAGGGCCTGAACGTGCTGCTGCTGATGGATTCGCTGACCCGCTTCGCCCAGGCGCAGCGCGAGATCGGCCTGTCGGTCGGCGAGCCGCCGACCACGCGCGGCTATCCGCCGTCGGTCTTTGCGCGCCTGCCCGCGCTGGTCGAACGCGCCGGCAACGGCGCCAAGGGCCGCGGCTCGATCACCGCGTTCTACACCGTGCTGACCGAAGGCGACGACCCGCAGGACCCGATTGCCGACGCTGCGCGCGCCATCCTCGACGGCCACATCCTGCTCTCGCGCCGCGTGGCCGACAGCGGCCTGTATCCGGCCATCGACGTGGAATCGTCGGTCAGCCGCGTGGTCACCGAGATCGCCGACGAAACCTGGCGCGACCGCATCCGCAAGCTCAAGCGGCTGCTCTCGGCCTACAACAGCAACCGCGACCTGATCGCCATCGGCGCCTACCAGCGCGGCAACGACCCGACCGTGGACGAGGCGCTGGAACGCTGGCCGGAAATCGTGGAGTTCCTCGGCCAGGACGTGGCGCGCGCCGCCGACCTGCCGAGCAGCCGTGCCGCCCTGGAAACCCTGATCCAACGCAACGCCCCCGTCGGCATCCCGATGCCCGACGGTCTGCAGTAA
- the fliJ gene encoding flagellar export protein FliJ, translating into MMQSRRIDPLLRRAQEHEDSVARELADRQRALALQESRLEELRQYAEDYANSQMAATSPAQLANRRAFLDRIDQALKQQLQTVDRSRANVDIERDRLLLASRDKQVLEQLAASYRVQEKQIVDRRDQREMDDLGARRARLAATAIQEGDA; encoded by the coding sequence ATGATGCAGTCCCGCCGAATCGATCCCCTGCTGCGCCGCGCCCAGGAGCACGAGGATTCCGTCGCCCGCGAACTGGCCGACCGCCAACGCGCGCTTGCGCTGCAGGAATCGCGGCTGGAGGAATTGCGGCAGTACGCCGAGGACTACGCCAACAGCCAGATGGCCGCGACCAGCCCGGCGCAGCTCGCCAACCGGCGCGCGTTCCTGGATCGCATCGACCAGGCACTGAAGCAGCAACTGCAGACCGTGGACCGCAGCCGCGCCAACGTGGACATCGAGCGCGACCGCCTGCTGCTGGCCAGCCGCGACAAACAGGTACTGGAACAGTTGGCCGCCAGCTACCGCGTGCAGGAAAAGCAGATCGTCGACCGCCGCGACCAGCGCGAGATGGATGACCTCGGCGCGCGCCGCGCGCGCCTGGCCGCGACCGCGATCCAGGAGGGCGACGCCTGA